Proteins co-encoded in one Aspergillus luchuensis IFO 4308 DNA, chromosome 6, nearly complete sequence genomic window:
- a CDS encoding catalase (COG:P;~EggNog:ENOG410PGR0;~InterPro:IPR018028,IPR011614,IPR024708,IPR020835, IPR024711,IPR037060,IPR010582;~PFAM:PF00199,PF06628;~go_function: GO:0004096 - catalase activity [Evidence IEA];~go_function: GO:0020037 - heme binding [Evidence IEA];~go_process: GO:0006979 - response to oxidative stress [Evidence IEA];~go_process: GO:0055114 - oxidation-reduction process [Evidence IEA]), with protein MMAAHPLQALGEAVGAAGADPRIKQLSSLFQGANDGPARTAAKLTGVQQGGKRQDDGPYFTNNEGIPFPDPAHSKTAGGLPLVSDTFLLQKQQHFNRSKNLERMVHPCGSGAFGYFETTRDVSNLTKADFLKSSGLKTPVFVRFSTVTLGREFPDLARNPRGFAIKFYTGEGNYDIVGLNFPVFFCRDPIQGPDVIRSQSRNPQNFLLDHNSLFDLLANTPEGNHAGMMFFSNHGTPKGWRNNHGYGCHTFKWVNDEGKFVYIKYHFLADNGQRQFTADEAQYHGGADPDWSKRDLWQAIEKGEEITYTAHVQIMQPEDADPVKLGFDPFDVTKVWPKKQFPLQEFGKLRLNKNPENFHRDVEQAAFSPGSMVPGIEDSPDPLLQFRMFFYRDAQYHRIGINLHQVPVNCPFMASSYSSLNFDGQMRVDANHGMNPQYVPNSFVNKFRPDVAEAPYQLADNNVGRKSHFYHEGKPSEYDQPRALYKQVMDERARKQLHDNTARLLRLVEYPLIQIKYLAQLYRIAPEYAKGVYDLLPEKPFAFSEVEQRAGGAEAAMKEPKFRPCAPTDKLVGTCPMQPVYNVRV; from the exons ATGATGGCAGCGCATCCCTTACAGGCCTTGGGGGAAGCGGTGGGAGCGGCGGGCGCCGACCCGCGCATCAAGCAATTGAGTTCGCTGTTTCAGGGGGCTAATGACGGGCCCGCCCGGACGGCGGCCAAGTTGACGGGGGTTCAGCAGGGCGGCAAGCGGCAGGATGACGGGCCCTACTTCACCAACAACGAGGGCATTCCCTTCCCCGATCCCGCTCACAGCAAGACGGCGGGTGGACTGCCCTTGGTGTCGGACACTTTCTTGCTGCAGAAACAGCAGCACTTCAACCGCTCGAAGAACCTGGAGCGGATGGTTCATCCCT GTGGTAGTGGAGCTTTCGGATACTTCGAAACTACCAGAGACGTCTCCAACCTCACAAAG GCCGACTTCCTCAAGTCCTCCGGACTGAAGACGCCGGTCTTCGTCCGCTTTTCTACCGTGACTCTCGGTCGGGAATTCCCCGATCTGGCCCGAAACCCGCGTGGCTTTGCCATCAAGTTCTACACGGGAGAAGGAAACTATGACATCGTGGGCCTGAATTTT ccggtcttcttctgccGAGACCCTATTCAGGGCCCCGACGTGATTCGGTCGCAATCTCGTAACCCTCAGAATTTCCTCCTCGACCACAACTCACTCTTCGATCTATTGGCCAATACGCCCGAGGG AAATCATGCCGGTATGATGTTTTTCAGTAACCATGGAACCCCGAAGGGATGGAGAAACAACCACGGCTACGGCTGCCACACCTTCAAATG GGTGAATGATGAAGGCAAATTCGTGTATATCAAGTATCATTTCTTAGCAGATAATGGCCAGAGACAATTCACCGCCGATGAAGCCCAGTACCACGGAGGGGCCGATCCGGACTGGTCCAAACGCGATTTGTGGCAGGCAATCGAAAAGGGGGAAGAGATTACCTACACTGCACACGTGCAGATCATGCAGCCCGAAGACGCAGACCCTGTGAAGCTGGGCTTTGATCCGTTCGATGTGACCAAGGTGTGGCCGAAGAAGCAGTTCCCG CTTCAAGAGTTCGGTAAACTCCGCCTCAACAAGAACCCCGAGAATTTCCATCGCGATGTTGAACAGGCGGCGTTCTCCCCAGGCAGCATGGTCCCCGGCATTGAAGACAGCCCTGACCCCTTGTTGCAATTCCGTATGTTCTTCTACCGCGATGCACAATATCACCGAATCGGCATCAACCTCCACCAAGTTCCCGTCAACTGTCCTTTTATGGCCTCGTCCTATTCATCCCTGAATTTTGATGGTCAAATGCGCGTGGATGCCAATCACGGGATGAACCCGCAATATGTCCCGAACAGCTTTGTGAACAAGTTCCGACCAGATGTTGCCGAGGCGCCTTACCAGCTGGCAGACAACAACGTCGGACGCAAATCCCATTTCTACCACGAAGGCAAGCCTTCCGAATACGATCAGCCACGGGCTTTGTATAAACAGGTGATGGATGAACGTGCTCGCAAGCAACTGCACGATAATACTGCCCGGCTCCTCCGACTCGTGGAGTATCCGCTGATCCAGATCAAGTATTTGGCACAATTGTACCGCATCGCACCGGAGTATGCAAAGGGCGTCTACGATCTGCTCCCCGAAAAGCCGTTTGCGTTTAGCGAGGTCGAGCAACGCGCTGGGGGTGCCGAGGCCGCCATGAAGGAGCCCAAGTTCCGCCCTTGCGCCCCGACTGATAAGTTGGTCGGAACGTGTCCGATGCAGCCGGTTTATAATGTGCGAGTGTAA